The Coffea arabica cultivar ET-39 chromosome 6e, Coffea Arabica ET-39 HiFi, whole genome shotgun sequence genome contains the following window.
GAgagatgtatatatatatatatatctatacatatagagagagagagactgagAGGGACGTTTGACCCCACTGGACCAGCCTCTCTTGCAACATCTCTCACCGGTCACCACTCCTTTAAAATCCTAAAATTGAACCTAAAGCTTTGACGCCGCAGTCACCCACACCcctaccccaaaaaaaaaaaaaaaaaaaaaaaaccatcacAATTCCCGAATATTTTTCAGTCTCCGCATAAATAATCCAGAAAAAGATAAACTTTTCTCCATCTTAGCGGCTGATATCAAAAAAATGggcaagaagaaaatgaagcttccttttcccttcaaatccaaagaaaaagTAATAGCGTCTACTTCATGGGCATGGCCAACTTGCGGAAATCCTAAAACCCTTTCTTTTCGGGCCAAGAATGAGGATGGCTGTGGTGCCAGTATCTTTTTCAAGACCATGAATTCTGCTTATGTGGACGCGAGCAACCTGGAACTGATGGAAATCCCAGATTTGTACAAGTCCTACGAATGCGAAAGCTTTTCATCAGTGCTTTGCGAAGAGGAGTCCGTGGAGACGGTGATACGAGGTCTAAGGTCGGAAAGGCTGTTTTTTGAGGCGGAAGAGACGAGTTCGATACTGGAGAAGGCCAAAATGGATGGGTTTCCATTCAAAGAAAGTCTGGTAATGGCGGTGGACTCGAGAGACCCTTTTGCGGATTTCAGGAGATCGATGGAGGAAATGGTGGAGGCTCATGGGttgaaggattgggagagtcTGGAAGACCTTTTGACTTGTTATCTCAGGGTCAATGGGAAAAGCAATCATGGATATATAGTTGGAGCGTTTGTTGACTTGTTGGTTGCTCTTGCTTTTGCTgcttcttctccttctcctgCTTCTTCTGCTGATCCTCATGGTGTTTCAACTTCTTCAGATCATAATTACCATTGTTCTTCTTCTATGACTCATTCTTTCAcctctcctttctctctttcGTCAACTACCACCTCCACTAGCCCTTCTTTATCTTTAGTAGAAGTAGAAGATGAGATTGAAAAAAGTATAGACAATGCTTCATCTTCAGATGCATGAAACTTTAGGCTTGCTAACAATGCTCCAaagtatatgtatatgtataccgTTAGATtcagaaatgaaaatgaaactttagtttttttttcccttttctttttgtgtgtgtgtgggaAATTTGGATTAGTCAGTAGCCGGGGAGAAATTCGAGGAACAAAATGCAAATCGCTATGCATTAAGTGAAGAAAATTTGTCTTAATTTTCATAAACTGTCCGTTTCGGGTGGTAATTCATCGTCTTTCTTGTCTTTTACGTGAATTATGTTACTTCTGGATTTGATCTCAGGGAGGGAATATCAACTCCACTTCGGTAATGTAGTCATAGCAAGTCAGTAACAAGTTGCTAATTTCAAGCGGtgcttttatatatatatatatataaatattttttttcctttttaccactGGGTTGTCTTGCTACATTTACTTTTTGGTTTATTTCCTTCATGCTGTTTATTGAGTTATTACTGTACATATAGGTGAAAAAAGGTGCAGAGCGGAGCATAGAGCATATGCAGcaagaaaacaaagagagaTAAGTATATCTTAACATCAGTGAAATAAACTTGAATGAATAGATAGATATCCAGAATCAAATTTAACAGCGACAAGctagtttttatcatttatgtTGCGTCATGTGTGGCAAGGACCATTGAATGCGTAATGCTAATGAATGTGTAATGCTAGAAGGCACTCAGGATATGAGCATTTTATGGCCCTTTCTTGGTTTCAAAATTCAGTCACGATCACTGGATAGCTACTATACTGATATGCACGCCAGCTTTGGTGTGGTGTGGTCCTGGAAATCCTGCTCCGTTCCTCTCTGTAGTCCTCTCCGCCTGCAGGGCGGGGACAGTGGCCGCAACATTATCGTAAATCCTGAAATTGAGAATGAGACATTCATATGTTTATGTCTCTAAATGTTACATTCACATGTTTACGTCTCTAAATGTTAACTGTGACTTTGAAAGTATAGATTCTACTTAGATGTATGCAGTCGGTAGTCACTAAGTAGTGGTAGCATAAAATACTTGCAACTATTGTTGGACATGCATGGAATATTGGAATGGATTATGGATACCATCAATGGCTTCCATACAGCTATCCTCCTCCACAATCTGCACTCCCCTGCAAGGATACGAGTCTTTCACTCTGTCCCGTAGCAGCTACAAGATGAAGGATAAAACAAGAAACACAAATATTCTCATGCCATCGCCCCTACAACACATGTATTGGTGGTCCTAAGGTGCACTAGCTCATGTTCTGAACCCCTCTATGGACAAAGCTCGCTATGTGGATACAAAATTTTGCAGGTTTCGGCGTTAATAATTCTCCCGGCAGTTGTTCCGTAAGagggctctttttttttttttggaagcaaGTTGTTCCATATGAGGTTAAACTTTAAGAACCAATGACATCTCTTTTAGTAGTATGTCACAAATTGAACGGGCACATCCAATCTTCCATGGTTGAATCAGGAGGGATTCATGTAATTGAACAggcacctctctctctctctccctctctctctgcTTCTGTCTTTTAAACACAACATATTAATCATACAGTTTTACTGCTAAAGTTTCAAAGAGAAACATTTTATTGAAAGTCAGAGTTCATAGCTTCGGCAAAGAAATTTGAAATGGGTTCACCTAATTGTACTCTGTAATTGAATGCGAGCATTGAAGAGGCCAGGCCAGGAGACGAGAGAGTGCACAACAGACAATAATAACTTTCTCCTTTGCCTCTCTTTAGCATTTCATAGCAGAGTAGTACTATTCAAAATGCCGCACATCTTAGCGTTTCTTTTTGGCACGTACTGGAGTGAAAGAACACAGACCCACCATGCCTGCGTCGACCTCAAGCAATCGATTTAGACAAGCAGTATATTTTTATGATAGCCATATGATACATATGGGTACCCACAAATTTTTTTACCACTCCAAAACCCCATCAATCATGTTTATTCTTACTTGACAAAATTTGCACCAGTCCTGTGTTTAAGAGATGCAAAAACGCAGGGAAATGCAAGAACAGGAAAGGTGGATATATGCAAGGAGAATACTTAGATATTTCTGTACTTGAGTTGAGTGCATATATGGTAGTAGGAGTAATTGTTCAAGAAATCTTGTTAGAAGTACGGGTCTCcggtaaaatttttttttttttttttttttgaaaaaacgaGAGAGATTTAATCAGGATATGGTGGAGTAGTGATAGCAATTAAGTCAGAAACTGAATCCAGTTAAAGAATTCCTCTCCATGATTACGGAAAGCTGGATCCAGTTTAGTAAATAAAATACTTAGgaccaacaaaaagaaaaaaaaaaatgcagcagcaaTCTCATGGAAACATCCTACCACAAAATGCTCCACTCTTCATGCTGTCTCGCCTTGAGTTCAACTACGTGCATGGAgtacagtaaaaaaaaaaaaaaaaaacccccccccccaagcAAATTGTCCTTTATTACTATATTAAAATTATGATAAtgattttgaacaaaaaaaaaaaaagaaagtatcaTCTTGGTTCGCTTCAATCTCAGAGCCAAGATTCTTTTCTCAGGCATCGAAGCTTCTCAAAACCTTGAGGCTCGCCcactcttttattttaattctaaTACTAGTGTGAAATGAATCTTACTTCTTGCGGTAAACCATGCATGCATGGATCTTATGATAACCCCACtcggataattaattgattgatgaTTACTTAAAGCTAAATCTACGTATGATCTGCATGCTATGTCTCTCAAGTAATGCTCCCCAAAGGAAAaaatatactccctccgtcccactttgatagtcttgtttctttttttcacacagtttaagaaaaagtagttaattttgttggaaacgtaaatttagattgctattttcctaaaataccctcacattaaatagagtacaactttatgggaacttgaattgatggtaaaaaaagaatcaactctcattaaatggggtaggtttatagtaacaacaacttacattgaataagggcattttagaaaaattaaaatacaactacattcttcaattggaaagtggactataatttgagacagatgaaaaaggaaaacaggactatcaaagtgggacggagggagtatatataTAAGAAAGGTGCCTCTCAAGTACTACTAATTAATTGACCTTAGTTGAAGTGAGGTTACTCAAAAAGTTTCTCCAAGTTGTTCCTAGCACTGGGGTTGTGCTCCAAAGTTCAGCCCCTGCTGCCCCATCAATCCATCAATGGATCAACTCTTTTTTATTGGGGGTTATAAAAAGAGAATTTTGCCTAGTTCATTATTCTAAAAAAGAAGAACGAAATTGT
Protein-coding sequences here:
- the LOC140009370 gene encoding transcription repressor OFP13-like; its protein translation is MGKKKMKLPFPFKSKEKVIASTSWAWPTCGNPKTLSFRAKNEDGCGASIFFKTMNSAYVDASNLELMEIPDLYKSYECESFSSVLCEEESVETVIRGLRSERLFFEAEETSSILEKAKMDGFPFKESLVMAVDSRDPFADFRRSMEEMVEAHGLKDWESLEDLLTCYLRVNGKSNHGYIVGAFVDLLVALAFAASSPSPASSADPHGVSTSSDHNYHCSSSMTHSFTSPFSLSSTTTSTSPSLSLVEVEDEIEKSIDNASSSDA